One Alkalicoccus halolimnae DNA segment encodes these proteins:
- a CDS encoding S41 family peptidase: MNNKLVLSVVAVIALLIGAGGMLAFLSVSDAGQTGQQGNASEQASTQDESESSTQGNSIEGQEDQEGDEQIQQALEMIQNSYVEDVEEEELVEGAISGMLDTLEDPYSVYMNQSTAEEFMNSLESSFEGIGAEVSMEEGRVTIMAPFRDSPAEEAGLRPNDQILEIDGEDIEGLSLYDAVLKIRGEKGTTVTLTIDRPGVSELMEIDVVRDEIPIETVYSETIEQNGQTIGVLELRSFSEDTAERFEEELESLESEGIDGLIVDVRGNPGGFLQSVEDIGNAIIPGGETVVQIEDRDGNISEHISDLSEDKEYPIVGLIDEGSASASEILAAALHEAGGHELVGNATFGKGTVQQTLPMGDGSQLKLTLFRWLTSDGNDINEEGVQPTVEVDQPDYFFASPIDAEETLELDMLNENIENAQIMLEGLEFDPGRTDGYFDEETEAAVREFQESADIETTGTIDEATSNAIQEQVIESVRERENDEQFQRAAELLTDTE, translated from the coding sequence ATGAATAATAAATTAGTTCTGTCTGTAGTTGCCGTTATAGCACTCCTCATAGGGGCCGGAGGAATGCTGGCATTTTTATCGGTTTCAGATGCCGGACAGACAGGTCAACAGGGGAACGCTTCGGAACAGGCGTCCACACAGGATGAATCCGAAAGCAGTACCCAGGGAAACAGTATAGAAGGTCAGGAAGATCAAGAAGGAGATGAACAAATCCAGCAGGCACTGGAAATGATTCAGAATTCCTACGTCGAGGATGTGGAGGAAGAAGAGCTTGTGGAAGGGGCAATTTCCGGGATGCTTGATACGCTGGAAGATCCCTACTCCGTTTATATGAACCAGTCCACTGCGGAAGAGTTCATGAATTCTCTTGAGTCATCTTTTGAAGGTATAGGTGCCGAAGTGAGTATGGAGGAAGGGCGCGTGACTATTATGGCTCCTTTCCGGGATTCCCCTGCAGAGGAAGCCGGGCTTCGTCCAAATGATCAAATTCTGGAGATAGATGGTGAAGATATTGAAGGATTGTCGCTTTACGATGCCGTATTGAAAATACGCGGAGAAAAAGGGACCACTGTTACATTGACTATCGATCGTCCAGGTGTTTCTGAACTTATGGAAATCGATGTCGTCCGCGATGAAATTCCTATAGAAACAGTATATAGTGAAACGATAGAGCAAAACGGACAGACAATCGGAGTACTGGAACTCCGCTCTTTCTCTGAAGATACAGCAGAGAGATTTGAGGAAGAGCTTGAAAGTCTGGAATCCGAGGGGATAGACGGACTGATTGTCGATGTGCGGGGCAACCCGGGAGGATTTCTACAGAGTGTGGAAGATATCGGTAATGCTATTATTCCCGGAGGAGAAACAGTCGTACAGATCGAAGACAGAGACGGGAATATCTCCGAGCACATATCCGACCTTTCTGAAGATAAAGAATACCCGATTGTCGGTTTAATTGACGAAGGAAGTGCTTCTGCTTCAGAAATTCTTGCTGCAGCGCTGCATGAAGCTGGAGGTCATGAACTTGTTGGTAATGCAACGTTCGGAAAAGGTACGGTGCAGCAGACGCTTCCAATGGGAGACGGAAGCCAGCTGAAACTGACGCTGTTCCGGTGGCTGACGTCTGATGGGAACGATATAAACGAAGAAGGAGTGCAGCCTACGGTCGAAGTGGACCAGCCGGATTACTTCTTCGCCTCTCCGATAGATGCAGAAGAAACACTTGAACTGGATATGCTCAATGAAAATATTGAAAACGCCCAGATTATGCTGGAAGGACTGGAGTTTGATCCCGGCCGTACAGACGGGTACTTCGATGAAGAAACCGAAGCAGCAGTCCGGGAGTTTCAGGAAAGTGCCGATATCGAAACTACCGGCACGATCGATGAAGCTACTTCCAATGCCATTCAGGAACAGGTTATCGAATCAGTGAGAGAAAGAGAAAATGATGAACAGTTTCAGCGTGCAGCAGAACTGTTAACAGATACGGAATAA
- the lgt gene encoding prolipoprotein diacylglyceryl transferase produces the protein MFLTAQPLDPIAFEIGPLTIFWYGILIGLGAFLGYLLTNREMKKRGLPADMLADLLMFALPAAIIGARIYYVIFRWEQFADNPISAFAIWEGGLAIHGALIASVITGLIFAKVRKVSFWKLADITAPGILLGQAIGRWGNFMNQEVYGGEVPRSFLENMMLPNFIIEQMFINGAYHHPTFLYESVWNILGVALLLYLRRWNLRRGELFITYFIYYSIGRLVIEGIRTDYLLLFGVLRTAQVLSITLIIAGIILIIYRRKKGLADKRYLDN, from the coding sequence TTGTTTTTAACTGCCCAGCCGCTTGATCCGATAGCTTTTGAAATCGGTCCTCTTACAATTTTCTGGTATGGAATTTTGATAGGGCTTGGAGCTTTTCTCGGATATTTGCTGACTAACAGAGAAATGAAGAAACGCGGACTGCCGGCCGATATGCTGGCAGATCTGCTTATGTTTGCACTGCCGGCAGCGATTATCGGTGCCAGAATTTACTATGTTATTTTCCGGTGGGAACAATTCGCCGATAATCCCATTAGTGCCTTTGCTATATGGGAAGGTGGACTTGCAATTCACGGGGCGCTGATTGCTTCTGTTATTACCGGACTGATCTTTGCGAAGGTGAGAAAGGTTTCCTTCTGGAAACTCGCAGATATTACGGCCCCTGGTATTCTCCTCGGGCAGGCAATCGGCCGGTGGGGAAACTTTATGAATCAGGAAGTATACGGCGGAGAAGTGCCGCGGAGCTTCCTGGAGAATATGATGCTTCCTAATTTTATTATTGAACAGATGTTCATAAATGGTGCCTATCATCATCCTACGTTTTTATATGAATCGGTATGGAATATTCTGGGTGTAGCACTGCTTCTTTATCTTCGCCGCTGGAACCTCCGCAGAGGAGAGCTGTTTATTACGTATTTCATTTATTATTCAATCGGACGGCTTGTGATAGAAGGCATACGGACCGACTATTTACTTCTTTTCGGAGTGCTTCGTACAGCTCAGGTGCTTTCAATTACGCTGATTATAGCAGGTATTATTCTTATCATTTACCGCCGGAAGAAGGGGCTTGCCGACAAACGATATTTGGATAATTAG
- the hprK gene encoding HPr(Ser) kinase/phosphatase has translation MAEVTTKDIMEEFELALVNDEDSVAYRPITTSDISRPGMEMAGFFTYYPAKRIQLIGKTELSFYEQLSEEEQLDRMEQLCTYDTPAVILSRGMEAPQPLINAANEVGLPIFSTEISTTRMSSKLTTYLESKLAPMTALHGVLIDIYGIGVMITGSSGVGKSETALDLVRRGHRLVADDSVEIRQEQDGVLVGRSPELIRHLLEIRGLGIINVMTLFGAGAVRNEKRIGLAIDLEAWDQKKQYDRLGLDEDFMQVFDTGLPKITVPVRPGRNLAVIIEVAAMNFRLKRMGINAAEQFSERLTSVINESDTDND, from the coding sequence ATGGCAGAAGTAACAACAAAAGATATAATGGAGGAATTCGAATTAGCATTGGTTAATGATGAAGATTCTGTGGCTTACAGACCAATTACTACAAGCGATATTTCCCGGCCGGGAATGGAAATGGCAGGTTTTTTTACATATTATCCTGCAAAAAGGATCCAGCTGATCGGAAAAACGGAACTCTCATTTTATGAACAGCTGAGTGAAGAAGAACAGCTCGATCGAATGGAACAGCTCTGCACGTACGATACGCCGGCTGTTATTCTCTCGCGTGGAATGGAAGCCCCCCAGCCATTAATAAATGCGGCGAATGAAGTAGGTTTACCGATTTTCTCAACGGAAATTTCGACGACACGAATGAGCAGTAAACTGACTACCTATCTGGAAAGTAAGCTGGCTCCGATGACCGCCCTGCACGGGGTTTTGATCGATATTTATGGCATAGGTGTCATGATTACAGGATCCAGCGGTGTAGGTAAGAGTGAAACGGCTCTGGACCTGGTCCGCCGTGGTCACCGCCTCGTAGCAGATGACTCGGTGGAAATACGCCAGGAGCAGGATGGTGTGCTCGTCGGACGTTCTCCAGAGCTTATCCGTCATTTGCTTGAAATACGCGGTCTCGGTATTATAAACGTAATGACTCTTTTCGGGGCAGGGGCTGTCCGTAATGAAAAACGTATCGGACTTGCAATCGACCTTGAAGCCTGGGATCAGAAAAAACAATACGACCGACTCGGCCTCGACGAGGATTTTATGCAGGTTTTTGACACAGGACTGCCGAAAATCACGGTGCCGGTCCGTCCGGGGAGAAATCTGGCCGTTATTATTGAAGTAGCAGCAATGAACTTCCGATTGAAACGAATGGGAATTAATGCGGCAGAACAATTTTCAGAGCGGCTCACCTCTGTTATTAATGAAAGTGATACTGACAACGATTGA
- a CDS encoding DUF4097 family beta strand repeat-containing protein produces the protein MQEERQMILKMIEDGKISAEEGMRLLNALKEGSREEEEPASSKEKNQEGKSQGQDQRSQWDYRKAEETFNTFATKFSEFVDDAVHRVKEFDLDFNFGPSESIQHVFEHKDVFLKEADIHIENGNIELKPWNEKDIRIECDVQVYRMKDKESAKREFLRDVQFSFSNGKLKLEARKKTMRVNTVIYFPTEHLDKLKLYTFNGKMNGEDIPVHRLEAKAINGKVSFDRVDAKEVRIETINGPINIRRLHSMEAELKTMNGTLNIEAGRGNMHLESVNGTIHFRLSEASQSKAYIKTTTGSIYIAVPDGVKTEGEAKTNVGGIHCQLPNMSVIDEKKDFANKKLTFLANKEGEGHFYIEAEASTGSVNIK, from the coding sequence ATGCAGGAAGAACGTCAAATGATTCTTAAGATGATCGAAGACGGTAAGATTTCCGCGGAAGAAGGCATGCGCCTTTTAAACGCTCTGAAAGAGGGCAGCCGGGAGGAAGAGGAACCAGCATCTTCTAAAGAGAAGAACCAAGAGGGAAAAAGTCAGGGTCAGGATCAGCGGTCACAGTGGGATTACCGTAAAGCAGAAGAGACTTTTAATACTTTTGCAACGAAATTTTCTGAGTTTGTCGACGATGCGGTGCACCGCGTAAAGGAATTTGATCTCGACTTCAATTTTGGTCCGTCAGAATCCATTCAGCATGTTTTTGAGCATAAGGATGTTTTTCTTAAGGAAGCAGACATTCATATTGAAAACGGGAATATTGAGCTGAAGCCATGGAATGAAAAAGACATCCGCATAGAATGTGATGTGCAGGTTTACCGTATGAAGGACAAAGAATCAGCCAAGCGTGAATTTCTGCGTGATGTCCAGTTCAGTTTTTCCAATGGGAAGCTGAAACTGGAAGCGAGAAAAAAGACGATGAGGGTTAATACGGTCATTTATTTTCCGACCGAGCATCTCGACAAATTAAAGCTGTATACGTTTAACGGTAAAATGAATGGGGAAGATATTCCTGTACACCGTTTGGAAGCAAAAGCGATCAACGGCAAAGTTTCTTTCGATAGAGTAGACGCAAAGGAAGTACGTATAGAAACGATTAACGGACCAATTAACATCCGTCGTCTGCACTCGATGGAAGCAGAGCTGAAAACGATGAACGGGACATTGAATATAGAAGCTGGACGCGGCAATATGCATCTGGAATCAGTAAACGGAACGATCCATTTCCGTCTTTCGGAAGCTTCTCAGTCAAAAGCCTATATTAAAACAACGACAGGAAGCATTTATATAGCAGTTCCTGACGGGGTTAAAACCGAAGGGGAAGCGAAAACAAATGTCGGCGGCATTCACTGTCAGCTTCCTAATATGAGCGTCATCGATGAAAAGAAAGATTTTGCCAATAAAAAGTTAACCTTCCTTGCCAACAAGGAAGGGGAAGGACACTTTTATATTGAAGCAGAAGCTTCCACCGGATCTGTAAACATCAAATAA
- the uvrB gene encoding excinuclease ABC subunit UvrB, producing MAIASHTFNLKSKYDPAGDQPQAIEELTAGIERGEKFQTLLGATGTGKTFTMSNVIQNVNKPTLVIAHNKTLAGQLYSEFKEFFPDNRVEYFVSYYDYYQPEAYIPQSDTFIEKDASINDEIDKLRHSATSALFERSDVIIVASVSCIYGLGSPEDYRDLVVSLRKGMERERNDLLRQLVDVQYDRNDINFTRGTFRVRGDVVEIFPASRDEHCLRVEFFGDEIDRITEVDALTGEVLGEREHAAVFPASHFVTREEKLKRAIVNIEKELEDTLKDFHEKGKLLEAQRLEQRTRYDIEMMQELGYCSGIENYSRHLTFRGPGATPYTLLDYFPEDFLMIADESHVTLPQVRGMYNGDRARKGVLVDHGFRLPSARDNRPLQFEEFEKHIKQVVFVSATPGPYEIEHTPKMVEQIIRPTGLLDPTIDVRPIEGQIDDLIEEIRLRKERNERVLITTLTKKMSEDLTDYLKEVGIKVQYLHSDIKTLERIQIIRELRQGQFDVLVGINLLREGLDLPEVSLVAILDADKEGFLRAERPLIQTMGRAARNANGHVIMYADKMTNSMEVAIDETKRRRTIQKAHNEKHGITPTTIQKDIPELIQATYAAEEEETYEALEKAPKQKLSKKEREKVVERMELEMKQAAKDLDFERAAELRDVILELKAEG from the coding sequence GTGGCGATTGCATCCCATACATTTAATTTGAAGTCCAAATATGATCCTGCCGGCGACCAGCCTCAGGCAATAGAAGAATTGACCGCGGGAATTGAGCGTGGAGAGAAATTCCAGACGCTTCTCGGGGCGACTGGAACAGGAAAGACGTTTACGATGTCAAACGTGATTCAGAATGTAAATAAACCGACGCTCGTCATTGCCCATAACAAAACGCTCGCCGGTCAGCTTTACAGCGAATTCAAAGAGTTTTTTCCGGATAACCGTGTGGAGTATTTTGTGAGCTACTACGACTATTATCAGCCGGAAGCATACATTCCGCAGTCCGATACATTTATTGAAAAAGACGCGAGCATCAATGATGAGATCGATAAGCTTCGTCACTCTGCTACGAGTGCCTTATTCGAGCGGAGCGATGTCATTATCGTAGCAAGTGTTTCCTGTATATACGGTCTGGGTTCACCGGAGGATTACCGCGATCTCGTAGTTTCCCTCCGTAAAGGGATGGAAAGAGAGAGGAACGATCTGCTGCGACAGCTTGTCGATGTCCAGTATGACCGTAACGATATCAATTTCACCCGGGGCACATTCCGGGTCCGGGGAGACGTTGTGGAAATTTTCCCTGCCTCCCGTGATGAACACTGTCTGCGCGTAGAGTTTTTCGGCGATGAAATAGACCGCATTACAGAAGTGGATGCTTTAACAGGGGAAGTACTGGGAGAGAGGGAACATGCAGCTGTTTTCCCGGCGTCCCACTTTGTGACGCGTGAAGAAAAGCTGAAGCGGGCTATCGTAAACATCGAAAAAGAGCTGGAAGATACGCTTAAGGATTTTCATGAAAAAGGAAAGCTGCTCGAAGCTCAGCGCCTCGAACAGCGGACCCGCTATGATATTGAGATGATGCAGGAACTCGGTTACTGTTCCGGAATTGAAAACTATTCCCGGCATCTGACTTTCCGCGGTCCGGGTGCAACCCCCTACACGCTGCTGGACTACTTTCCGGAAGATTTCCTGATGATAGCTGATGAGTCGCACGTTACTCTGCCGCAGGTACGGGGAATGTACAACGGAGACAGAGCGCGGAAAGGGGTGCTTGTCGATCACGGCTTCCGCCTGCCTTCAGCCCGGGATAACCGTCCTCTGCAGTTTGAAGAGTTTGAAAAACATATAAAGCAGGTTGTTTTTGTCTCAGCTACACCAGGCCCTTATGAAATAGAACATACCCCAAAAATGGTAGAGCAGATTATTCGCCCTACAGGCCTGCTTGACCCTACTATTGATGTCCGTCCAATTGAAGGACAGATCGATGATTTAATTGAAGAAATACGCCTTCGCAAAGAAAGAAACGAACGGGTGCTGATTACCACTTTGACGAAAAAAATGTCGGAAGACTTAACCGACTATTTAAAGGAAGTCGGCATCAAAGTGCAGTATCTGCACTCCGACATTAAAACGCTGGAACGTATCCAGATTATCCGTGAGCTGAGACAGGGGCAGTTCGATGTTCTTGTCGGTATCAACCTGCTTCGTGAGGGCCTCGACCTTCCGGAAGTATCTCTCGTAGCCATTCTCGATGCAGATAAAGAAGGCTTCCTCCGGGCGGAGCGTCCGCTTATCCAGACGATGGGACGTGCAGCCAGAAATGCTAACGGGCATGTTATTATGTATGCCGATAAAATGACGAATTCCATGGAAGTGGCCATTGATGAAACGAAGCGGCGCCGTACGATTCAGAAAGCCCATAATGAAAAGCACGGGATTACGCCGACTACCATTCAAAAAGATATTCCGGAGCTGATCCAGGCCACTTATGCGGCGGAAGAAGAAGAAACCTATGAAGCGTTAGAAAAAGCTCCAAAACAGAAGCTCAGCAAAAAAGAGCGTGAGAAAGTAGTTGAAAGAATGGAACTGGAAATGAAGCAGGCGGCGAAAGATCTCGATTTCGAGCGGGCTGCCGAGCTTCGTGACGTTATATTAGAACTGAAAGCGGAAGGATGA
- a CDS encoding phage holin family protein, translating into MSWLIQLVVNAVVLLIIANLFGSIELSGFGAALLASLILAVVNVIVKPILVILTLPVTILSLGLFLFVINAITLMLTAWIMGDSFQIDGFGIAIVAAVIFAILNAVISNFIVDPLTKRK; encoded by the coding sequence ATGAGCTGGCTGATACAGTTAGTCGTTAACGCTGTCGTTCTGCTGATCATTGCGAACCTGTTCGGCAGTATCGAACTTTCCGGCTTCGGAGCCGCTCTTTTGGCAAGTCTTATCCTGGCGGTAGTTAACGTGATTGTTAAACCGATTCTTGTTATCCTTACTCTTCCGGTTACGATTTTATCTCTCGGGCTCTTTCTCTTTGTAATTAACGCCATTACGCTGATGCTGACAGCCTGGATAATGGGAGACAGCTTTCAGATTGACGGCTTTGGTATCGCCATAGTGGCAGCCGTTATATTTGCGATTCTGAATGCGGTTATTTCCAACTTTATTGTCGATCCCCTTACAAAAAGAAAATAA
- a CDS encoding PspC domain-containing protein — protein MKRLTRTTEDRKLAGVCGGLGEYFNIDPTLVRIIAAILFIPFSALVAILYIAAIFLVPNDTEADQA, from the coding sequence ATGAAACGTTTAACGAGAACGACAGAAGACCGTAAACTTGCCGGAGTCTGTGGCGGTTTAGGGGAGTATTTTAACATTGATCCGACCCTCGTCCGGATTATTGCAGCTATTTTGTTCATTCCATTTTCAGCCCTTGTTGCGATTCTCTATATTGCGGCCATTTTCCTTGTGCCGAATGATACTGAGGCCGATCAAGCATGA
- the uvrA gene encoding excinuclease ABC subunit UvrA, producing MSPDNIVVKGARSHNLKDIDVTIPRNKLVVMTGLSGSGKSSLAFDTIYAEGQRRYVESLSAYARQFLGQMDKPDVDSIEGLSPAISIDQKTTSKNPRSTVGTVTEIYDYLRLLFARVGKPICPTHGIEITSQTVQQMADQLLEFEERTKMQILAPIVSGRKGTHAKVLEDIKKQGFVRIRVNGEMREAGDEIVLDKNKKHSIEVIIDRIVIKEGIKSRLADSLETALRLAEGKVIIDVIDHEELVFNQHHACPHCGFSVGELEPRMFSFNSPFGACSRCDGLGHKLEVDVDLVVPDPELTLEKHAIAAWKPTSSQYYPSLLKSVCGHFNIDMKKPYKELTKKEKDIILKGSGNERIHFRYENEFGRVREKKIYFEGVLKNISRRYHETGSDYIREQMEQYMTQKPCPSCKGNRLTSEALSVKIAGYHIGEVTDKSIKEASSFFESLELSEKDMTIARLILREISERLGFLLNVGLEYLTMSRAAGTLSGGEAQRIRLATQIGSALMGVLYVLDEPSIGLHQRDNHRLIRTLERMRDLGNTLIVVEHDEDTMLAADHLIDIGPGAGVNGGEICSTGTPREVMEDENSVTGKYLSGERFIPLPAERRKPDGRKLTIRGAEENNLQKTNVDFPLGLLMAVTGVSGSGKSTLINDILYKSLAHRLTTAKAKPGKVKEVKGMDQLEKVVEIDQSPIGRTPRSNPATYTGVFDDIRDVFAMTNEAKMRGYKKGRFSFNVKGGRCEACRGDGIIKIEMHFLPDVYVPCEECDGKRYNRETLDIAYKGKSIADVLAMTVDEALIFFENIPRIKRKIQTLQDVGLGYIKLGQPATTLSGGEAQRVKLGSQLHRRSTGKTFYILDEPTTGLHIADIARLLQVLQRLVENGDTVLVIEHNLDVIKTVDHVIDLGPEGGDKGGKLVAQGTPEKVAEVKASHTGAFLKPILERDRERTNKKMEERTAANS from the coding sequence ATGTCTCCAGATAATATTGTTGTAAAAGGAGCCCGCTCGCACAATTTAAAAGATATTGATGTGACGATTCCGAGAAACAAACTTGTTGTAATGACCGGACTTTCCGGCTCAGGTAAGTCATCCCTCGCTTTTGATACGATCTATGCAGAAGGACAGCGCCGCTATGTGGAATCTTTATCCGCTTATGCGCGGCAGTTTTTAGGCCAGATGGATAAACCGGATGTTGATTCTATAGAAGGACTGTCTCCGGCTATTTCAATCGATCAGAAAACAACTTCGAAAAATCCGCGTTCCACCGTTGGTACGGTTACGGAAATATACGATTACCTGCGTCTGCTTTTTGCACGTGTGGGAAAACCGATATGTCCAACGCACGGGATAGAAATCACTTCCCAGACTGTCCAGCAGATGGCAGACCAGCTGCTGGAATTTGAAGAGCGTACGAAGATGCAGATTCTTGCCCCAATTGTTTCCGGCCGGAAAGGCACGCATGCGAAAGTGCTGGAAGATATAAAAAAACAGGGCTTCGTGCGCATCCGTGTAAATGGAGAAATGCGGGAAGCCGGAGATGAAATTGTGCTCGATAAAAACAAAAAACACAGTATTGAAGTGATTATCGACCGGATTGTTATTAAAGAAGGAATTAAATCTCGTCTCGCCGACTCGCTTGAAACAGCTCTCCGCCTGGCGGAAGGAAAAGTAATTATTGACGTTATTGATCACGAGGAACTTGTATTCAACCAGCACCATGCGTGTCCTCACTGTGGTTTTTCTGTCGGGGAGCTGGAGCCGCGGATGTTTTCTTTCAACAGTCCCTTCGGTGCCTGCAGCCGCTGTGACGGACTGGGCCATAAGCTGGAAGTAGACGTGGATCTCGTTGTCCCTGATCCGGAGCTGACTCTGGAAAAGCATGCCATTGCAGCCTGGAAACCAACAAGCTCCCAGTACTATCCTTCCCTTTTAAAGAGTGTCTGTGGACATTTTAATATTGATATGAAAAAACCTTACAAAGAACTTACGAAAAAAGAGAAAGATATTATCCTTAAAGGGAGCGGGAACGAACGGATCCATTTCCGGTACGAAAATGAATTCGGCCGGGTAAGAGAGAAAAAGATTTACTTTGAAGGCGTATTGAAAAACATCTCGAGAAGATACCATGAAACAGGGTCGGACTATATCCGTGAACAGATGGAGCAGTACATGACGCAGAAGCCATGCCCATCCTGTAAAGGCAACCGGCTGACAAGTGAAGCGCTGTCGGTAAAAATAGCAGGCTATCATATCGGCGAAGTGACAGATAAGTCCATTAAAGAAGCTTCTTCTTTCTTTGAATCACTCGAGCTCTCGGAAAAAGATATGACGATAGCGCGTCTCATACTCCGGGAAATCAGTGAGCGTCTCGGATTTTTGTTGAACGTCGGTCTCGAGTATTTAACCATGTCCCGGGCAGCGGGCACACTTTCCGGAGGCGAAGCCCAGCGGATTCGTCTGGCGACCCAGATAGGTTCTGCTTTAATGGGGGTTCTTTACGTACTGGATGAGCCATCGATCGGGCTTCATCAGCGTGATAACCACCGGTTGATCCGGACACTGGAAAGAATGCGCGATCTTGGTAATACGCTGATTGTGGTAGAACATGACGAGGATACGATGCTTGCTGCAGATCATCTCATTGACATCGGGCCCGGCGCAGGCGTGAATGGCGGGGAAATCTGCTCCACCGGTACGCCGAGGGAAGTTATGGAAGACGAAAACTCGGTTACCGGGAAATACCTTTCCGGCGAAAGATTTATACCGCTTCCAGCTGAAAGACGGAAGCCGGATGGAAGGAAATTGACGATCCGCGGAGCAGAAGAGAACAACCTCCAAAAAACAAATGTAGATTTTCCTCTCGGACTGCTCATGGCAGTAACTGGAGTTTCCGGTTCCGGGAAGAGTACGCTGATTAACGATATTCTTTATAAATCACTTGCCCACCGGCTTACCACAGCGAAAGCCAAACCGGGGAAAGTGAAGGAAGTAAAAGGAATGGACCAGCTGGAAAAAGTGGTGGAGATCGATCAATCACCAATCGGGCGGACTCCGCGTTCCAATCCGGCTACGTATACAGGAGTATTTGATGACATCCGCGACGTGTTTGCGATGACGAACGAAGCGAAGATGCGCGGCTATAAAAAAGGGCGGTTCAGCTTTAATGTGAAAGGAGGCAGATGCGAAGCCTGCCGCGGGGATGGAATTATAAAAATTGAAATGCATTTCCTGCCGGATGTGTATGTGCCCTGTGAAGAATGTGACGGAAAACGCTACAACAGGGAAACGCTGGATATCGCATATAAAGGGAAGAGCATCGCTGATGTACTGGCGATGACGGTTGATGAAGCGCTGATTTTCTTTGAAAATATTCCGCGTATTAAACGTAAAATCCAGACGCTTCAGGATGTAGGGCTCGGCTACATTAAACTTGGGCAGCCTGCTACGACCCTGTCCGGGGGAGAAGCGCAGCGTGTGAAGCTCGGTTCTCAGCTGCACAGACGATCAACCGGCAAAACGTTTTATATTTTAGATGAACCGACTACCGGTCTGCATATTGCAGATATAGCAAGGCTCCTGCAGGTGCTGCAGCGGCTTGTGGAAAATGGAGATACCGTTCTTGTCATTGAGCATAATCTGGATGTTATTAAAACAGTCGATCACGTGATTGACCTCGGTCCGGAAGGTGGTGACAAAGGTGGAAAGCTGGTAGCCCAGGGCACCCCTGAAAAAGTAGCAGAAGTAAAAGCTTCCCATACCGGCGCTTTCCTTAAACCGATTCTCGAACGTGACCGGGAACGTACAAATAAAAAAATGGAGGAACGAACAGCGGCGAACAGTTAA